From Pseudodesulfovibrio nedwellii:
ATTAATTATTCTATTTATTTGTCAGGGAAACGTTCGGAGCAAAGTTCTCCGGCCGCCCCCCAGTTGTCTTTAGGAACTTCTTCGATAATGACCGTCACGGCTTCAATCCGACAACCGAGAATTTTAACAATCTCACGGGTAAAAGTTTCCACGAGTTCGCGCTTCTTTTCCTTGGGCGTTCCAGCCCATGTCTGCAAAGTTAGTATCGGCATTGTCTTCTCCTACGAGCGGTAATCCGCGTTGATACTCACGTATTCCTTCGTCAAATCCGAAGCGAGCAGCATGGAGCTACCCGGGCCACCACCAATATCTATATGAATAACGATATCCCGCTCGCTCATGATGGGACCGAGCAAATCGTCCATATCACCGGGTTCAGGAGTTCCGTTATGAAACACAAGAATTCCACCAATTTTCAGCACGAGATTATTGGCCTTGAAATCCGCACCGGAATAACCGGCTGCACAAATAATACGGCCCCAATTAGGATCAGAACCAAACAACGCGGTTTTGACCAACGGGGAATTACCCACGGCTCGTGCCACCAGCTCAGCGTCCTCATCCGTCTTGGCGCCGGACACTTGAATAAAGGCAACCTTGGTACCACCTTCGGCATCCATGACTATTTTATAAGCCAAATCTTCCAGCACATTCAGCAGGTGCTTACGCAACAAAATATAATCTTCTTCGGACTCAATGGACACACCGGATGCGCCATTGGCAAGGGCCATAACACAATCATTGGTCGACATGTCGCCATCCACAGTCACTCGATTGATGGACAGATTCACGCAATCAACAAGCATGGCCTGCCACGCCTCGGCGGAAATATCTGCATCGCAAACGATGAATGAAAGCATGGTTGCCATGTTCGGGGAAATCATGCCTGCCCCCTTGCACATACCGAGCAGGCGAACTTCGCCGCCTTTGAGCTCAAAAGACACATCACACAACTTGTGTACGGTATCCGTCGTCATGATGGAATGGGCCGTATCTTCCGGCGTGGCAACACCAAGGTTCTCGCCAAGCGCAGGCATGGCTTTTTCCCATTTAGCCATATCGAACTGTGCACCGATAACGCCGGTGGAAGCAGGAAGCAATTCATCAGCCGGAACATTCAGTGCTTTGGCTGCCAGATTCAGGGTTTCACGACAATTGGCGCGCCCTTCGTCACCGGTACAGGCGTTGGCTTGCCCGGAATTAATCAGGAACCCGGACATTTTTCGTCCGTCTGCCAGCATTTCCTGACACTGCAACACCGGTGCAGCCTTAAATTTATTCGTAGTAAACACGCCTGCGGCCACGGCCGGAGTGCTGCTGACAATAGCTCCAAGATCGAGCTTGCCCGGTTTCTTGAACGACGCCGCAGTAGCAGCAAAAGTATATCCAACGGGTATATTCATTAGTTTCTCCATATCAGATTTCTCAGTCAGATCTTTGCTTTACCTCAGAGTGCGCCGTGTGAAAAGGGGGAACATGTTGCAGGACTATGACAGAAGGCGTAACACGACGAGTTAATGGAACCTCTCATAATCGCACTCGTTCTCGCCACTTTCTTTTTCGCGGCCTTCATGAAAGGAACGGCAGGTCTCGGTTTCGCCACCACCTGTCTGGGGATCATGGCGAGTTATCTCGACTTACGACTGGCTATCCCACTGGTCATCATTCCGTCCCTACTCTCAAATACCATGGTCATGATAGACGCCGGAAACTTCTGGTCCATCTTTCGCCGGTTCTGGCCATTATATTTCTCTGCTCTGCCCGGCCTCTTTCTCGGATTATGGATACTCGGCAGCAATGAAACGGATCTGCCCCGCATGGTACTTGGTACAACCATGGTTTTGTATGGTGCATGGGGATTGTGGCGTGGCCATCTTTCGCTGAAACAAACCAAACCGCTTGAGATGTGCGTTGGCCTCCTGACCGGCTTAATCAACGGACTGACCGGCTCCCAAATTATGCCCATCATGCCTTATCTCATGTCTCTGAACATCTCCAAAGATGAATTGGTGCAGGCCATCAACACTTCGTTCACCATTGCCAGCCTCGTCATGCTCGCGGGATTGGGAAAACTGGGCCTGATCTCCATTGAGAACATGATTCTCTCAACGGTGGGAATCATTCCCGTGGGTTTGGGGATATGGCTTGGCGGCAAGGTACGCCGCAAATTACCGGAAACCGTATTCCGCAAAATAGTACTCGCTCTGATAGGGTTGCTCGGACTCGGACTTGTCATACGCGGCATGCTCTAACCCTTGCAATCACCGACTTGACGGGGCATAGAATAAGCACGAACTAGCAACCTAAGGAGCCATACATGCGTATATCCATTTCCCGTCTGACTCTGACCGCACTGGCCGTCGTAATGTTCTCTCTGCCCGCACTGGCTGGCCGAGAAATTAATCTATCCAAAGGCCAAACCATCTATGTCCCGGTATATTCTCACATCTATCAGGGCATCAAAGGTAAACCTTACAATCTGTCCGCCCTGCTTTCCATCCGCAATGTGGATTACAACGATTTCATCACAGTCACTGCGGTTCAATATTACGATGACAATGGCAAAATGCTGAAATCATACTTTGAAAAACCAATCACCATTCCGCCCATGGGAACAACTGAAGTCCATATACCTGAACGCGACACTTCAGGCGGTTCCGGGGCAAACTTCACGGTGGTATGGGAAAGTGCCAAGAAGGTTTCCACACCAATCATTCAGGCGGTCATGATCGGCACGGCCTCAACACAAGGCATATCCTTTGTGTGTGACGGCGTAGCTATCGAAGAAAAGGAATAGTTCCACCCCGCCACATCCAAAAACAGATTACTTCGTCACGCCGAGCAATCCGTTGACCGCGGCCATAACAGCCTGTCCCTTGATGTCTTCACGGGAACCGGAAAAGTTATACAGACGTGCACGGGTACCGGACGGCCAGGCCCATGCCATCCAGACAGTTCCGACGGGTTTGTCAGGAGTTCCACCGCTCGGTCCGGCAATGCCTGAAATTGCCACGGAAACACGCGCACCCACAGCCTTGAGCACTCCTTGCGCCATGGCCAAAACCACGGGTTCGGAAACCGCACCATGTTTTTCCAAAATTTCCGATGATACACCAAGCAAGTTGGTCTTGACCTCATTCGAGTAAGCGACCACCGACCCGGCAAACCACTCCGAACTGCCGGGCGTGTCGGTCAGGATGCTTGCCAACAGCCCCCCGGTACACGATTCGGCAGTGGCAAGGTAGTTATCTTCCACGCGCAGGCATTCGCCCAATTCAACAACAGCTCGAGAAATAAGATTCATATCCATTACGTCCTCCAAGTACGTGTTTACAAAATCTCTGAATAGGTTGCAATCTCGACCTGTCCGTTTGTATTATCACCAAAGGAGGACCAATGACCGTCACACCATCTGACTTGGCGAAACTGGCACTTGAACGCCACCGTCTCCCGTGGAACTGGAGTTTACAGTTCGCGGCACTGGTCCTTTTTTGCCTGATGCTTCTCTTTCACAGCCCGTTATTCCTAACTGCCACGATTATTCTTTGCGCGACCGGATTTCTCCGTTTAAACATGGATGAACCACCGGACAACTTGTGGTTTCGATTTGTAATGGCTGGCATCGAATGGGAAAAAGACTGGATCGCCGCCCCCTGGAACTGGGTCAAATGGACCAAGTTCATTTTCATATTCATCATCACTATCGTTTTCCTCTGGGCTCTCTGGGTCCGCGAGGCGGCAACCCTCGGATTGATTCTGGGTTTTGCTGTTCTGATCAGGGTTGTGATTGAGAATATTGATAATGGAATTGAGCCGTAATTTGTTGCAGCGCATTCTTTTGCCGTAAGGATAAGAAGAGGAAGAAAGGAAGGAAGAACATCTTTCTTTGATGGGCGTTGCGTGCTTTCGCAGTGAGGGGGCAAACGGTATTGTTTCAAAAGTTTCGCCTTTACGGCGACCTGCTTTTTTTGAGGCGAAAAAAAGGAGGCAAAAAACGCCTTCTTCGCTGTGCGCCTGATAGCGAACCCAAGAGCCTGTACGCGACTTCATTGCCCGACAAGATTGCCTGTGACACAGACTCGGTCGGGCTACGTTACGCCGCGCGGGACAGGCTCTAAGGCCCGCTATCAATTGCCCGTCGCTGTAAGATGTTTTTGGGTGTAGGTGTTCATCTTTGATTCTAAGTTCTTCGATATCACACATGTTTTTTGAATCTTCATGTCATCGTGACCAGTTTTTTCCATCATAAGTATTCGCTTTTGATTCCAAGCTCTTCGTTATCCATAGAGGGCCTTGGGGTGCTCCAGCACCCCAACACCGCTCTCCCTCCGAAGAAGATTTCTTCCCCGTCCAACCAGACGAAGACCGAACCCAGCCCTTGATTGGCGGCTTAGAAGCTGACCAATCGAAGGAGGCGGCTCTGATAGGGGAATTAGATAATTTATCTTAAACTAAGAGAGAAAAGGAGAGGCAGGGCTTATGCTTTTAATCGGGTGGAGCCGACTCGATTGGATCAGATTCTCGCCGCCGATCATGGGGGCGGCCAAACGAGCGCAAGCGACCTTTTTTGCTCCTTTTTTGGGCGCTGCCAAAAAAGAAGGCCCGCCCGGCAGGGCATGGAAAACGTTGGGTGCTGAAGCACCCAACAATGACTCTCGCCAAAGGCGCATCTTCAATTCTTCATCCCCAAAAACAAAAAAAATAACCTCAATCCAAACTCACAGATAGACAGAACTCACAGGTATGATTATCCTTACTAAAACAAAAGAAACAACCGGAGGGAAAATATGAGCGATGACACCAACACCTGCAAGCAATGGCTGAACGAAGTCAACTGGGATATGATCCACGAAGATGCCGTCACCCTGTATCTTGAATGGGGCAACAACAATTACCGTGATGCCATGCGTTCACCGGTGACCACCAGCGGCGAATATTCCATCTATTTCGCCATCGACACATGGGAAAGCCCCAAGGTTGTCCTGATGAAGATGGACAACTACGGGTCCACCATCCTGTGTGCCAAAAAACTGCCGGAAAACCTTGCCAAGGAACTGCACGAAGAGATCAAGGGCATCAAAGGTATCCTTGAACTGACACCATCCATCAAGGAATGGCTCATGAAGGAACTTGAAGCATAAAGTTCGCCCGCATTTCATTGAATCAAAAAGACAACGGCCCGGCGCACTGAGTGCACCGGGCCGTTTTTCATTCTTGATTGATATGGAACTACTCCATGCCTTCATCTTCCAGAAGATCACGACCTGATGCAGCGTTACGCGCCAGATCATCGACACGTTCATTGAACATGTGGCCGGAATGGCCCTTAACCCAATTGAAATTGACGTCCTGCTTCTCGATAAGTGGCATGAGACGGCGCCACAGATCCTGATTCTTGACCGGTTTCTTAGCGGCGGTTTTCCACCCATTGCGCTGCCAGTTCTTAAGCCACCCTTTGGTAATGGCCTGCTGGACATATTTTGAATCAGTCCACAGCTCTACCGAACAGGGACGACTCAATGCGCCCAAACCAATAATTACGGCAAGCAACTCCATACGGTTGTTGGTCGTTCTTTTGTAGCCTTGGGCGAACTCCTTGTAGTTGTCCGCTCCTTCGCCTTTGTATTCGCCATAAATCATGACCGCGCCATATCCGCCGGGACCGGGATTGCCCAAGCAGGAGCCATCGGTATACATGGTGACTCGCTCATTCACTGGCGGTCTCCTCTTTTTTCAATTGTTCGAGTTTCTTGTAGATTTCCATCAACACTTCCTGAATGGCCATGGGCCAATCGCCTTCCTGAAAAGACGGTAGCAGGAACGTTGTTTTAAGCGATTCGATAAAGTCTTTGGCGAGCGCCTGTCGCATCATGGGCGGAAACCGCAATTTGACCTCATTAATAGACGGGGCCAAACCCATATACATGGTTTTGCCATCCAGCTCAGGCATCACGAAATCGCCGCCGTAAATTTGAATTTTGCAATCCATGCCGTATTCTTCACGTAGAGACCGAGTAAATGACACAATGAATTTTTTTTGTGTCTTGTCCAAAGTCTTGGTCTCGTCATAAACCGCGCCCTCCTGATTGAGGACGTCTACCACATGTTTATTGTTCATATAGAAGGCCCAGATCACGGCCGCAAAGACCAGCACTAATGCCAAGGACCGAAACATCTTCTCTTTCGGCGACTCGCCGTGCACTCTGGGGATCTTGATTCGCATATGCACTCTCTACCGTGAGGTCGCTTTTCGTGCAAGCCCGACGGCTTACCCTTCGCCTCGCAACGCCTGAATCGGGTCAAGTCCTGCTGCCTGCTTTGCAGGCTTCAAACCAAAGATCAATCCAACCGCTTGCGATCCAGCCAAGGCCATGAAAAACGCCTTCCATGAAAATTGAATCGTCAAAATATCCAACCGCGAAAGGAATTGGCCCAATCCTAATCCAAGGAACAGCCCAAGCACACCCCCAAGCATAGTCAACGCACAGGCCTCCACCAGGAACTGGCCCAGAATAGCAGAATTGCGTGCACCCATGGCCTTTTTCAACCCGATCTCCTCGGCGCGTTCACTCACTGAAATGGAAAAGAGATTGGCAAGCACGAATCCACCGACAAGCATGGCGATACCTGCGGTCACACCCAAA
This genomic window contains:
- a CDS encoding tautomerase family protein — translated: MPILTLQTWAGTPKEKKRELVETFTREIVKILGCRIEAVTVIIEEVPKDNWGAAGELCSERFPDK
- the argJ gene encoding bifunctional glutamate N-acetyltransferase/amino-acid acetyltransferase ArgJ — encoded protein: MNIPVGYTFAATAASFKKPGKLDLGAIVSSTPAVAAGVFTTNKFKAAPVLQCQEMLADGRKMSGFLINSGQANACTGDEGRANCRETLNLAAKALNVPADELLPASTGVIGAQFDMAKWEKAMPALGENLGVATPEDTAHSIMTTDTVHKLCDVSFELKGGEVRLLGMCKGAGMISPNMATMLSFIVCDADISAEAWQAMLVDCVNLSINRVTVDGDMSTNDCVMALANGASGVSIESEEDYILLRKHLLNVLEDLAYKIVMDAEGGTKVAFIQVSGAKTDEDAELVARAVGNSPLVKTALFGSDPNWGRIICAAGYSGADFKANNLVLKIGGILVFHNGTPEPGDMDDLLGPIMSERDIVIHIDIGGGPGSSMLLASDLTKEYVSINADYRS
- a CDS encoding sulfite exporter TauE/SafE family protein, whose product is MEPLIIALVLATFFFAAFMKGTAGLGFATTCLGIMASYLDLRLAIPLVIIPSLLSNTMVMIDAGNFWSIFRRFWPLYFSALPGLFLGLWILGSNETDLPRMVLGTTMVLYGAWGLWRGHLSLKQTKPLEMCVGLLTGLINGLTGSQIMPIMPYLMSLNISKDELVQAINTSFTIASLVMLAGLGKLGLISIENMILSTVGIIPVGLGIWLGGKVRRKLPETVFRKIVLALIGLLGLGLVIRGML
- a CDS encoding DUF3124 domain-containing protein, whose product is MRISISRLTLTALAVVMFSLPALAGREINLSKGQTIYVPVYSHIYQGIKGKPYNLSALLSIRNVDYNDFITVTAVQYYDDNGKMLKSYFEKPITIPPMGTTEVHIPERDTSGGSGANFTVVWESAKKVSTPIIQAVMIGTASTQGISFVCDGVAIEEKE
- a CDS encoding CinA family protein produces the protein MDMNLISRAVVELGECLRVEDNYLATAESCTGGLLASILTDTPGSSEWFAGSVVAYSNEVKTNLLGVSSEILEKHGAVSEPVVLAMAQGVLKAVGARVSVAISGIAGPSGGTPDKPVGTVWMAWAWPSGTRARLYNFSGSREDIKGQAVMAAVNGLLGVTK
- a CDS encoding DVU0772 family protein yields the protein MSDDTNTCKQWLNEVNWDMIHEDAVTLYLEWGNNNYRDAMRSPVTTSGEYSIYFAIDTWESPKVVLMKMDNYGSTILCAKKLPENLAKELHEEIKGIKGILELTPSIKEWLMKELEA
- the rnhA gene encoding ribonuclease HI; translation: MNERVTMYTDGSCLGNPGPGGYGAVMIYGEYKGEGADNYKEFAQGYKRTTNNRMELLAVIIGLGALSRPCSVELWTDSKYVQQAITKGWLKNWQRNGWKTAAKKPVKNQDLWRRLMPLIEKQDVNFNWVKGHSGHMFNERVDDLARNAASGRDLLEDEGME